From Bombyx mori chromosome 26, ASM3026992v2, one genomic window encodes:
- the LOC101742668 gene encoding E3 ubiquitin-protein transferase MAEA isoform X1, with translation MNEIKSMEHATLKVPYEVFNKKYRSAQRVFDVEARQVSSAATEMETVKNQPITNTEIDSLLGGMVEKLTTMKRKASEAINEELQVAYVCKKRLEHLKEQASALAEPSSTQVKTTLNQWRKVRLDRMLVDYFLRNGYYESAWKLAESAGLRELTNVDIYSAAAAVEAELKSQRTARCLQWCSGNKSKLRKLNSTMEFNIRIQEFIELVREDRRLEAVRHARKHFSNHEEGQLVDIQHCMGMLAFPKDTEVEPYRSLLARGRWARLVRQFRAEHARLLHPAPLPLLPATLQLGLAALNTPQCYKESSQAADCPACQAPLSGLARQLPHAHCSHSRLVCRISRLPLNEHNQPMVLPNGQVYGEKALKQMMKEHGSIICPKTKEVFCMKRVEKVYVM, from the exons ATGAATGAGATCAAATCTATGGAGCATGCGACATTGAAG GTGCCGTATGAAGTGTTTAACAAGAAGTACCGCAGTGCTCAACGCGTCTTCGATGTTGAGGCGCGTCAGGTTAGCAGTGCCGCCACAGAAATGGAAACGGTCAAGAACCAACCCATCACAAATACAGAGATCGATAGTCTATTGGGTGGCATG GTCGAGAAGTTGACAACGATGAAGCGAAAAGCGAGCGAGGCTATTAACGAAGAGCTCCAGGTCGCTTACGTCTGCAAGAAGCGTCTGGAACACCTGAAGGAGCAGGCCAGCGCCCTCGCCGAGCCGTCCTCCACGCAGGTGAAG ACGACGCTGAACCAATGGCGTAAAGTGCGTCTAGATCGGATGCTGGTTGACTACTTCCTGAGGAACGGTTACTACGAGTCCGCTTGGAAGCTGGCGGAATCCGCCGGCCTCAGGGAGCTCACCAATGTCG ACATATACAGCGCGGCCGCCGCGGTGGAGGCCGAGCTGAAGAGCCAGAGGACGGCGCGCTGTCTGCAGTGGTGCTCCGGCAACAAGTCCAAGCTGAGGAAGCTGAACTCCACGATGGAGTTCAACATCAGGATACAG GAGTTCATAGAGCTGGTGCGCGAGGACCGGCGCCTGGAGGCCGTGCGTCACGCCAGGAAGCACTTCTCCAACCACGAGGAGGGGCAGCTGGTCGACATTCAGCACTGCATGGGCATGCTGGCCTTCCCCAAGGACACCG AGGTGGAGCCGTACCGGTCGCTGCTGGCGCGCGGGCGCTGGGCGCGGCTGGTGCGGCAGTTCCGCGCCGAGCACGCGCGCCTGCTGCACCCCGCGCCGCTGCCGCTGCTGCCCGCCACGCTGCAGCTGGGCCTGGCCGCGCTCAACACGCC TCAGTGCTACAAGGAGAGCAGCCAGGCGGCGGACTGCCCGGCGTGCCAGGCGCCGCTGTCGGGGCTGGCGAGGCAGCTGCCGCACGCGCACTGCTCGCACTCGCGCCTCGTGTGCCGCATCTCGCGCCTGCCGCTCAACGAGCACAACCAGCCCATGGTGCTGCCCAACGGACAGGTCTACGGGGAGAAG GCTCTGAAGCAAATGATGAAAGAGCACGGCTCGATCATCTGCCCGAAGACGAAAGAAGTGTTTTGCATGAAGCGCGTCGAGAAGGTGTACGTCATGTGA
- the LOC101742668 gene encoding E3 ubiquitin-protein transferase MAEA isoform X2: protein MNEIKSMEHATLKVPYEVFNKKYRSAQRVFDVEARQVSSAATEMETVKNQPITNTEIDSLLGGMVEKLTTMKRKASEAINEELQVAYVCKKRLEHLKEQASALAEPSSTQTTLNQWRKVRLDRMLVDYFLRNGYYESAWKLAESAGLRELTNVDIYSAAAAVEAELKSQRTARCLQWCSGNKSKLRKLNSTMEFNIRIQEFIELVREDRRLEAVRHARKHFSNHEEGQLVDIQHCMGMLAFPKDTEVEPYRSLLARGRWARLVRQFRAEHARLLHPAPLPLLPATLQLGLAALNTPQCYKESSQAADCPACQAPLSGLARQLPHAHCSHSRLVCRISRLPLNEHNQPMVLPNGQVYGEKALKQMMKEHGSIICPKTKEVFCMKRVEKVYVM from the exons ATGAATGAGATCAAATCTATGGAGCATGCGACATTGAAG GTGCCGTATGAAGTGTTTAACAAGAAGTACCGCAGTGCTCAACGCGTCTTCGATGTTGAGGCGCGTCAGGTTAGCAGTGCCGCCACAGAAATGGAAACGGTCAAGAACCAACCCATCACAAATACAGAGATCGATAGTCTATTGGGTGGCATG GTCGAGAAGTTGACAACGATGAAGCGAAAAGCGAGCGAGGCTATTAACGAAGAGCTCCAGGTCGCTTACGTCTGCAAGAAGCGTCTGGAACACCTGAAGGAGCAGGCCAGCGCCCTCGCCGAGCCGTCCTCCACGCAG ACGACGCTGAACCAATGGCGTAAAGTGCGTCTAGATCGGATGCTGGTTGACTACTTCCTGAGGAACGGTTACTACGAGTCCGCTTGGAAGCTGGCGGAATCCGCCGGCCTCAGGGAGCTCACCAATGTCG ACATATACAGCGCGGCCGCCGCGGTGGAGGCCGAGCTGAAGAGCCAGAGGACGGCGCGCTGTCTGCAGTGGTGCTCCGGCAACAAGTCCAAGCTGAGGAAGCTGAACTCCACGATGGAGTTCAACATCAGGATACAG GAGTTCATAGAGCTGGTGCGCGAGGACCGGCGCCTGGAGGCCGTGCGTCACGCCAGGAAGCACTTCTCCAACCACGAGGAGGGGCAGCTGGTCGACATTCAGCACTGCATGGGCATGCTGGCCTTCCCCAAGGACACCG AGGTGGAGCCGTACCGGTCGCTGCTGGCGCGCGGGCGCTGGGCGCGGCTGGTGCGGCAGTTCCGCGCCGAGCACGCGCGCCTGCTGCACCCCGCGCCGCTGCCGCTGCTGCCCGCCACGCTGCAGCTGGGCCTGGCCGCGCTCAACACGCC TCAGTGCTACAAGGAGAGCAGCCAGGCGGCGGACTGCCCGGCGTGCCAGGCGCCGCTGTCGGGGCTGGCGAGGCAGCTGCCGCACGCGCACTGCTCGCACTCGCGCCTCGTGTGCCGCATCTCGCGCCTGCCGCTCAACGAGCACAACCAGCCCATGGTGCTGCCCAACGGACAGGTCTACGGGGAGAAG GCTCTGAAGCAAATGATGAAAGAGCACGGCTCGATCATCTGCCCGAAGACGAAAGAAGTGTTTTGCATGAAGCGCGTCGAGAAGGTGTACGTCATGTGA